In a genomic window of Deinococcus metalli:
- a CDS encoding cob(I)yrinic acid a,c-diamide adenosyltransferase: protein MKLYTKTGDGGTTGLYGADRVSKANIRVEAYGTVDELNSAIGLARAHNTRSHKPDPALDADLEYLQNALFDVGADLATRTGTPYEAKITRMDAQDVAFVEAMIDRYQDAAPPFTGFVHPGGTPAAAALHVARTVARRAEREVIRLLHEEDANADVQVYLNRLSDLLFVMARAANQAAGIEEHAWLVKGRR, encoded by the coding sequence ATGAAGCTCTACACCAAGACCGGCGACGGCGGCACCACGGGCCTGTACGGCGCCGACCGGGTCAGCAAGGCGAACATCCGCGTCGAGGCGTACGGCACGGTGGACGAACTGAACTCTGCCATCGGGCTGGCGCGGGCGCACAACACCCGCAGCCACAAGCCGGACCCGGCCCTCGACGCGGACCTGGAGTACCTCCAGAACGCCCTGTTCGACGTCGGTGCCGACCTTGCCACCCGGACGGGCACGCCCTACGAGGCGAAGATCACCCGCATGGACGCGCAGGACGTGGCCTTCGTCGAGGCGATGATCGACCGCTACCAGGACGCGGCGCCGCCCTTCACGGGCTTCGTGCATCCCGGCGGCACGCCCGCCGCCGCCGCCCTGCACGTGGCGCGCACGGTGGCCCGCCGCGCCGAGCGCGAGGTCATCCGGCTGCTGCACGAGGAGGACGCCAACGCGGACGTGCAGGTGTACCTCAACCGCCTGTCGGACCTGCTGTTCGTGATGGCCCGCGCCGCGAACCAGGCGGCCGGGATCGAGGAGCACGCGTGGCTGGTGAAGGGCCGGAGGTGA
- a CDS encoding glutathionylspermidine synthase family protein → MRRLTFAPRPGWEERLRDVGFTWYAATPEHPVPYWGEDVAYAFTPAEIEVIRTASQDLTRLVLDATGHAIETGRLAELGIPAFLHAAVRESWERDDPSVYMRLDIAYDGQTVTLLEVNAQTPTSLVEAAVCQWQWLDDRRARGELPAGAAQWNTIHEGLGEQWAHVVRARGVGHVHFSAAEVDEDIATVTYLRDLAEAAGASTTYLSVAQLGTSPDADTLLDTFSLPIRHLLWLWPFEFAWDSPDAAFLASTRTRFIEPLWKAVTGSKGLLALLHELNPGHPNLLPATLAPGALGGDVVRKPLYSREGQNVQLPGQPVTAGDYAGLPVVEQAYTHLPTFDAPDGPRYPVLGVWIAGDEVCGLGIREGRGRVTDNRATFAPHVILKE, encoded by the coding sequence ATGAGGCGGCTGACCTTCGCGCCGCGCCCCGGGTGGGAGGAGCGGCTGCGCGACGTGGGCTTCACGTGGTACGCGGCCACGCCGGAGCACCCCGTGCCGTACTGGGGCGAGGACGTGGCCTACGCCTTCACGCCCGCCGAGATCGAGGTGATCCGCACGGCGTCGCAGGACCTGACTCGGCTGGTGCTGGACGCGACCGGGCACGCCATCGAGACCGGGCGGCTGGCCGAGCTGGGCATCCCCGCGTTCCTGCACGCCGCCGTGCGCGAGTCGTGGGAGCGCGACGACCCGAGCGTCTACATGCGGCTGGACATCGCCTACGACGGGCAGACCGTGACGCTGCTGGAGGTCAACGCCCAGACGCCCACCAGCCTAGTCGAGGCGGCCGTGTGCCAGTGGCAGTGGCTGGACGACCGCCGGGCGCGGGGCGAGCTGCCCGCCGGGGCCGCCCAGTGGAACACCATCCACGAGGGCCTGGGCGAGCAGTGGGCGCACGTGGTCCGGGCGCGCGGCGTGGGCCACGTGCACTTCAGCGCGGCGGAGGTAGACGAGGACATCGCCACCGTCACGTACCTGCGCGATCTGGCCGAGGCCGCCGGCGCGAGCACCACGTACCTGTCCGTGGCTCAGCTCGGCACCAGCCCCGACGCGGACACGCTGCTGGACACCTTCAGCCTGCCCATCCGGCACCTGCTGTGGCTGTGGCCCTTCGAGTTCGCGTGGGACTCGCCGGACGCGGCGTTCCTGGCCAGCACGCGCACCCGCTTCATCGAGCCGCTGTGGAAGGCCGTGACCGGCAGCAAGGGCTTGCTCGCCCTGCTGCACGAACTGAACCCCGGCCATCCGAATCTGCTGCCCGCCACCCTGGCGCCCGGCGCGCTGGGCGGCGACGTCGTGCGCAAACCCCTGTACTCGCGCGAGGGCCAGAACGTGCAGCTGCCCGGCCAGCCCGTCACGGCCGGCGACTACGCCGGACTGCCCGTGGTCGAGCAGGCGTACACCCACCTGCCCACCTTCGATGCCCCGGACGGCCCCCGGTACCCCGTGCTGGGCGTGTGGATCGCCGGCGACGAGGTCTGCGGCCTGGGCATCCGCGAGGGCCGCGGCCGCGTGACGGACAACCGGGCGACCTTCGCGCCCCACGTGATCCTGAAGGAGTGA
- the malQ gene encoding 4-alpha-glucanotransferase, protein MTISRSSGVLLHPTSLPGPYGIGELGAQARTFIDWLAAAGQKYWQVMPLGPTGYGDSPYQAFSAFAGNPYLIDLAELRAEGLLHDADFQAVPDFHPGKVDFGLQFIWRNQMLERAFAHFAFGEAARPELASEFEAFKAAEASWLDDYALFMALKRTYGGLPWNAWEPGVRDRDPQALKAAADSLGQALDRVKFTQFLFFRQWNAIRAYARERGIQVVGDIPIFVAMDSSDAWANRTQFYFDEQGQPTVVAGVPPDYFSETGQLWGNPLYRWDAMREDGYAWWIERFVGSLKLYDVIRIDHFRGFAAYWEVPFPAETAIHGRWVPAPGHEMFEAVRTALGVLPIIAEDLGVITPDVEALRDDFEFPGMAVLQFAFGGGDFSVNDFLPHNLRENQVVYTGTHDNDTTRGWWVHADEQEKHNFRTYTSTDPTEETFAPLLTRIAFESRANLAVVPLQDIFNLGTESRMNLPGTTGDHNWTWRYNAADLRPDLATTLRALTEATGRA, encoded by the coding sequence ATGACCATTTCCCGTTCCAGCGGCGTCCTGCTGCACCCGACCAGCCTCCCCGGCCCCTACGGCATCGGGGAACTCGGCGCTCAGGCGCGCACCTTCATCGACTGGCTCGCGGCCGCCGGGCAGAAGTACTGGCAGGTCATGCCGCTGGGGCCCACAGGATACGGCGACAGCCCCTATCAGGCGTTTTCCGCCTTCGCCGGGAACCCCTACCTGATCGACCTGGCCGAACTGCGCGCCGAGGGCCTGCTGCACGACGCGGACTTCCAGGCGGTGCCGGACTTCCACCCGGGGAAGGTGGATTTCGGCCTGCAGTTCATCTGGCGCAACCAGATGCTGGAACGCGCGTTCGCGCACTTCGCGTTCGGCGAGGCTGCCCGGCCCGAACTCGCCTCGGAATTCGAGGCCTTCAAGGCGGCCGAGGCGTCGTGGCTGGACGACTACGCGCTGTTCATGGCCCTCAAACGCACCTACGGCGGCCTGCCGTGGAACGCGTGGGAGCCCGGCGTGCGCGACCGTGACCCGCAGGCCCTGAAGGCTGCCGCCGACAGCCTGGGGCAGGCGCTCGACCGCGTGAAGTTCACGCAGTTCCTGTTCTTCCGGCAATGGAATGCCATCCGGGCCTACGCCCGCGAGCGTGGCATCCAGGTCGTCGGAGACATCCCGATCTTCGTGGCGATGGACTCCAGCGATGCGTGGGCGAACCGCACGCAGTTCTACTTCGACGAACAGGGCCAGCCGACCGTCGTGGCGGGCGTGCCGCCGGACTACTTCTCCGAGACCGGGCAGCTGTGGGGCAATCCACTGTACCGCTGGGACGCCATGCGGGAGGACGGCTACGCGTGGTGGATCGAGCGCTTCGTGGGCAGCCTGAAGCTGTATGACGTGATCCGCATCGACCACTTCCGGGGCTTCGCGGCGTACTGGGAGGTGCCCTTCCCCGCGGAAACCGCCATCCACGGCCGCTGGGTGCCCGCGCCCGGCCACGAGATGTTCGAGGCGGTCCGCACCGCCCTGGGTGTCCTGCCGATCATCGCCGAGGACCTGGGCGTGATCACGCCGGACGTCGAGGCGCTGCGTGACGACTTCGAGTTCCCCGGGATGGCCGTGCTGCAGTTCGCGTTCGGCGGCGGCGATTTCAGCGTGAACGATTTCCTGCCGCACAACCTGCGCGAGAACCAGGTCGTGTACACCGGCACGCACGACAACGACACCACCCGTGGGTGGTGGGTGCACGCCGACGAGCAGGAGAAGCACAACTTCCGCACGTACACCAGCACGGACCCCACCGAGGAGACCTTCGCCCCGCTGCTGACGCGAATCGCCTTCGAGAGCCGCGCGAACCTGGCCGTGGTGCCGCTCCAGGACATCTTCAACCTGGGCACCGAGTCCCGCATGAACCTGCCCGGCACGACCGGCGACCACAACTGGACGTGGCGCTACAACGCTGCGGACCTGCGGCCCGACCTGGCGACCACACTGAGGGCGCTGACGGAGGCGACCGGACGGGCCTGA